In a single window of the Streptomyces cinnabarinus genome:
- a CDS encoding site-specific integrase — protein sequence MTSPVEIAPRSWPVPDRALVLAARPLRAEFRLEETSRFADDAWWLTPAWLRADRKSLKLDFSTVPSPFVATAKSLFYTLLTQDTPPGELPLTIPSIRTYFSCVRRFLTWVHDRGRVLAQVSGEDLDTFHRELAEQRLSLASTYRYRRAVRMLWAYRSRIPDALVTDPLRRPAWQAWARANPRRFGENLTERIPEQIMGPLLTWALRWIDDFAEDVLAARDERAALDTRTPADPDAVSALAVLLDGYRHRRQPLPALPIGRLRRTAHPAPCLSHLARLLGHDRDRLERLDAERLIAEAAREVGVDSDCPLAHRVHGQLDGRPWLAAISYYDVPRYERLLQGACWIVIAYLSGMRDSEAKHLQRGCLSVQRDPEGRVYRHRLHSLAFKGEDAHGAQATWIVTAPVARAVAVLERFQPANQPYLFAPPLTSRSYRQRRSPFGVLDSNATNTDITDLIRWINDYCTAHQRPDGIPPERGRVPHLTTRRFRRTLAWFIARRPGGTIAGALQYRHQGIQMFEGYAGTSDSGFRDEVEAEEALARGQFLAEMGADVDRPTLAGPAGAEAGARLAEFARHTLFDGQVVTDEARLRRIVPRHDPHLYPGTFVTCVYNPDRALCRAPADTGHQPILADCQPLACRNTALTPANHNALAGHLTQLEDALEDGARLAPYVRHRLQEQHRATAAFLARHDPEPAE from the coding sequence GTGACCAGTCCTGTCGAGATCGCTCCACGGTCCTGGCCGGTGCCCGACCGGGCGCTCGTGCTGGCCGCGCGACCGCTGCGCGCCGAATTCCGGCTGGAGGAGACGTCCCGGTTCGCCGACGACGCGTGGTGGCTGACGCCGGCGTGGCTGCGGGCCGACCGCAAGTCGCTCAAGTTGGACTTCAGCACGGTTCCGTCGCCGTTCGTGGCCACGGCCAAGAGCCTGTTCTACACCCTGCTCACCCAGGACACCCCGCCCGGCGAATTGCCGCTCACCATCCCCAGCATCCGCACCTACTTCAGCTGCGTACGCCGTTTCCTCACCTGGGTTCACGACCGCGGACGCGTCCTCGCCCAGGTGAGCGGAGAGGACCTTGACACCTTCCATCGCGAGCTTGCCGAGCAGCGGTTGTCCCTCGCCTCCACGTACCGCTACCGCCGCGCGGTGCGCATGCTGTGGGCCTACCGCAGCCGGATCCCCGACGCCCTGGTCACCGACCCGCTGCGGCGCCCGGCCTGGCAGGCGTGGGCGCGCGCGAACCCGCGGCGGTTCGGCGAGAACCTCACCGAACGAATCCCTGAGCAGATCATGGGCCCCCTGCTCACGTGGGCGCTGCGCTGGATCGACGACTTCGCCGAGGACGTCCTCGCCGCCCGTGACGAGCGCGCCGCCCTCGACACCCGGACCCCGGCCGACCCCGACGCGGTGTCGGCCCTGGCCGTGCTGCTGGACGGATACCGCCACCGGCGCCAGCCTCTGCCCGCCCTTCCCATCGGCCGGCTGCGCCGCACGGCGCACCCGGCGCCGTGCCTCAGCCACCTGGCCCGGCTGCTGGGCCATGACCGCGACCGGCTGGAGCGCCTGGATGCCGAACGACTGATCGCCGAGGCCGCGCGCGAGGTCGGCGTGGACTCCGACTGCCCCCTTGCCCACCGAGTCCACGGACAGCTGGATGGCCGTCCGTGGCTGGCGGCGATCTCGTACTACGACGTGCCGCGATACGAGCGGCTGCTGCAGGGGGCCTGCTGGATCGTGATCGCCTACCTCTCCGGGATGCGCGACTCCGAGGCCAAACACCTCCAGCGCGGCTGCCTGAGCGTCCAACGCGATCCCGAAGGCCGCGTCTACCGCCACCGCCTGCACAGCCTCGCCTTCAAGGGCGAGGACGCCCACGGCGCGCAGGCCACCTGGATCGTCACCGCCCCGGTCGCTCGGGCCGTCGCCGTTCTCGAACGCTTCCAACCCGCCAACCAGCCCTACCTGTTCGCCCCGCCGCTAACCTCCCGCAGCTACCGCCAGCGCCGCAGCCCTTTCGGCGTGCTGGACAGCAACGCGACCAACACCGACATCACCGACCTGATCAGGTGGATCAACGACTACTGCACCGCACACCAGCGCCCGGATGGCATCCCGCCGGAGCGCGGGCGGGTGCCGCACCTGACCACGCGGCGGTTTCGCCGGACTCTGGCCTGGTTCATCGCCCGCCGCCCCGGCGGCACCATCGCCGGCGCCCTGCAATACCGCCACCAGGGGATCCAGATGTTCGAGGGCTACGCCGGCACCAGCGACTCAGGGTTCCGCGACGAGGTCGAAGCCGAAGAGGCCCTCGCCCGGGGCCAGTTCCTCGCCGAGATGGGCGCCGACGTCGACCGTCCGACACTGGCCGGACCGGCTGGAGCCGAGGCCGGAGCCCGGCTCGCCGAATTCGCCCGCCACACCCTCTTCGACGGCCAGGTCGTCACCGACGAAGCCCGCCTGCGCCGCATCGTGCCACGCCACGACCCGCACCTGTACCCGGGGACCTTCGTCACCTGCGTCTACAACCCCGACCGCGCCCTGTGCCGCGCCCCCGCCGACACCGGCCACCAACCGATCCTGGCCGACTGCCAGCCCCTGGCCTGCCGCAACACCGCCCTCACCCCCGCCAACCACAACGCCCTGGCCGGTCACCTCACTCAGCTGGAGGACGCCCTGGAAGACGGCGCCCGCCTCGCCCCTTACGTCCGCCACCGTCTCCAGGAACAGCACCGTGCCACGGCCGCGTTCCTGGCCCGCCACGATCCGGAGCCCGCCGAGTGA